In Flavobacterium luteolum, the DNA window AAAGAGTTTTCAAATTTTATCATAATTTTAACGGGAGGCGATGCAGATTTTTTGGCTAAACGATTAAAAAATACCATATTTGCCAATTCAAATTTCCTTTTAGAAAGTTTGAGCCAAACATATCAATATAAAATCGACAATGATTAAAAAAGTAATACTAAGCGCTTGTTTGCTTATATCGTTCGTTTCATTCGCTCAACAAGGTACTGCTTCGCCTTATTCTTTTTTCGGAATAGGAGATGTGAGATTCAAGGGAACTCTTGAAAACAGATCTATGGCAGGAGTTGCAGTAGAGCAGGATACGATTCACTTAAATTTAGAAAATCCGGCAAGTTATGCCAGCTTAATTCAGACAACTTTTACAGTTGGAGGAACATTTGCTACTTCAAATTTAAAAACGGATTCTGCATCAGAAAAAGCACAGCGTTCTACTTTTGATTATTTAGCATTAGGAATCCCGATGGGGAAATTTGGTGCTTCATTTGGTTTGATACCAGTAACTTCGGTAGGGTATAAAATCCGTAACGACAATTCTGCAACAGAAGGAGCAACAAGTTCACAGCTTGATGGAAAAGGTGGTGTAAACAAGGTGTATTTTGGTTTGTCATACAAAATAATGAAAAACTGGAATATTGGAGTAGATGCACAGTATAACTTTGGAAAAATTACTACAACAAGTGTCGAAGCTATTACAGGAGTTCAAAATGGAACAGCAGAAGTAAATACTTCTGAACTTTCAGGTATGGCATTTAGTTTCGGGACTATGTATCAGAAAAAGATCTATAAAAAGATGAGCATATTCTCTAGTTTGAGTTATTCTTTTGCAAGTAATTTAAATTCAGATAATACGCGAGTTATTTCAGTTCAAGGAGATCCAGAGGCTTATGGCGTTCCTACAGAATCAACAAAGCTAAAACTTCCAAACAAATTAAGTATCGGAGTAGGAGTTGGTGAAGCTAGAAAATGGCTTGTGGGAGCAAATATGACTTTTCAAGGAGATGGGCAGCTAGAGAATTATTACAATGCCGCAAACAATGTAAGATACGAAAGCTATTCTAAATATGCTGTTGGAGGATATTACCTTCCAAACTACGCATCTTTTACTAGCTATATGAGCAGAATTACCTATAGAGCTGGTTTGAAATACGAAAAAATCGGTTTGATTGTAAATAACGAATCAATTAAAGATATCGGAATGTCATTAGGTGTAGGAGTTCCAATTCCACAATCTTATTCAAATGTAAATTTCGGAATAGAGTTTGGTAAGCGTGGTACAACAGCTGCAGATTTAGTGCAGGAAAATTATGTGAATTTTAGCGTAAGTTTCTCTTTCAACGATAAATGGTTTGTGAAGAGCAAATACCAATAATCAAAACATATTATCTTTTCGAAGCTCATTACAATTTACTACATTTGGCAAATGAATTTACCAAAAAGATATAGTCTCATAGCTGTCACAGTTTTTGCTGTGACACTATTTTTTGGATGCGAAAGTAATTTTAAAGAAGTTCAGAAAATTAACTTCTCAGAATTTGTTCCTGCCAGCGATGCTGATACTGTAAATATTAAATATACAGATTCTGGACGCATTACGGGAGTTTTGATAAGTCCAAAAATGTTAGACTATTCAAATCTCGATTTTCCTTTTACAGAATTTCCTAAAGGAATCGATGTTACATTATATGATAAAAAGCAAAAACGTACCTTTATAAGAGGTAATTACGCGGTTTCTTATAAGAATACTGGAATTATTGATTTAATAGGAAAGGTAAAAATCACTTCAGAAGCGGGACAAGTTTTGGAAACAGAACAGTTGTATTTCGATCAGAAAAACGAATGGTTTTATACGGAAAGAAAATTTAAATTGACCGATACAAAAGGGGTTTCCTATGGTCAGGGAATAGATTTTAGCAAAGATTTTAAAGTGATCAATTCGCAGCGAATAAGCGGTGAAATTGAATCGAACGAAGAATTATAATATTATGGGTTATTTAAAATATACACAATACGTTTACATCCTTTTTGCAGTTTTCTTTACTTATGACGGTATTGTAAAACTAAATGAGGGTGATGAGAGCTATCCTTTCTATTTTGTGATTGCGGGGATGGCTATTTTTATGTTTTTCTTCAGAAGAAGATTTCTTAACAGGCACAACGACCGAAACAAAAAACAATAAAAAATGGAAATTAGTATTATAATAATATGTTTAATACTAGCTGCCTTTTTTTCTGGGATGGAAATTGCTTTTACATCCGCCAACAAAATTTATCTTGAAATCGAAAAGAAACAAGATGATTTCCTGTCTCGAATCTTAACCAAGCTAACCGAAAATCCATCCAAATTTATTGCTGCCATGCTTATTGGCAACAATGTAGCTTTGGTGATTTACGGCTTTTTTATGGGCGATCTTATTTTAAGCTGGATGGCTTATTTTGGATTGGTTTTTTCTGATTGGTGGAATATACTTATTCAGACACTTCTTGCCACATTTGTGGTTTTGCTTACTTCGGAGTTTTTTCCAAAGGTGTTTTTTCAAATTTATGCCAATTCTTTAATTAAAATTCTGGCGCTTCCAGCTTATCTGTTCTATCGATTATTCTATTATATCTCTACTTTCTTTATTTGGATTGCAGATTTTGTGTTAAGCAAATTCTTTAAAACAGAAGGAAATCAAATCCATTTGTTTAGCCGTATAGAGTTAGGGAATTATATAACAGAACAAATGAGTACTGTTGAAGAAGATGAAGAGGTAGATTCTGAAATTCAGATTTTTCAAAATGCATTAGAATTCTCGGGTGTAAAGGCGCGTGATATTATGACGCCTCGCACAGAAATTGTAGATATAGATCTTTTTGATACTGTTGATGATCTTAGAGCTTTGTTTATTGAAACGGGATATTCAAAGATTATTATAAGCCAGAATTCACTAGATGATATTGTTGGATATGTTCATTCGTTTGATTTGTTTAAAAAGCCAGCGACTATAAAATCGGTTTTAATGACCGTTGAATTTGTGCCGGAAACAATTCTGATTAAAGACGTCTTGAATCTATTGATCAAAAAACGAAAAAATATTGCTGTTGTTTTAGATGAATATGGAGGAACTTCTGGAATTATTACAATTGAAGATATTGTCGAGGAGCTTTTTGGAGAGATTGAAGATGAGCACGATTTGGATGAAGAATTAATCGAAGAAGAATTAGGAGAAGGAAAGTATTTGTTTTCTACCAGATTAGATGTTGAGTATTTGAATGAAACTTATAAATTATTGATTCCAGAAGAAGATTCTTATGGCACATTAGGAGGTTTTATTGTAAATCATACTAAAGAAATCCCACAAAAAGGAGACAAAATTGTAATAGATAAGTTTCATTTTTCTATTGAAGAGGCTTCAAATAAGAAAATAGAACTAGTCAAATTGACAATTAAAGAGTGATTTTTTAAATTAATGAAAAAAAATGTTGAAAATAAAACGCTAGTTGTATTGTTATTAACTAGATAATTGTATTTTCGCAAACTGAATATAAAATTAACGATAATAAAATGGCAGTTTTAGCAAAAATTAGACAGCGTTCCGCTTTATTGATAGGAGTTATTGCACTTGCATTATTTGCATTTATAATACAAGATCTATTTACAAGAGGAACATTCGGTCAAAGTTCAAAAGATGTAGGAAGCATCGATGGAAAAGATATTTCATTTGAAGACTTTAGAGTTAAAGTTAGTAATGTTGAAAAAAGTGGGCAAGGAATAACTTCCACTGAAGCTGCAAACAGAGTTTGGGATCAAGAAGTTTCAATCGCTTTATTATCATCACAGTTTGATAAATTAGGATTGAGA includes these proteins:
- the lptC gene encoding LPS export ABC transporter periplasmic protein LptC, giving the protein MNLPKRYSLIAVTVFAVTLFFGCESNFKEVQKINFSEFVPASDADTVNIKYTDSGRITGVLISPKMLDYSNLDFPFTEFPKGIDVTLYDKKQKRTFIRGNYAVSYKNTGIIDLIGKVKITSEAGQVLETEQLYFDQKNEWFYTERKFKLTDTKGVSYGQGIDFSKDFKVINSQRISGEIESNEEL
- a CDS encoding hemolysin family protein; the encoded protein is MEISIIIICLILAAFFSGMEIAFTSANKIYLEIEKKQDDFLSRILTKLTENPSKFIAAMLIGNNVALVIYGFFMGDLILSWMAYFGLVFSDWWNILIQTLLATFVVLLTSEFFPKVFFQIYANSLIKILALPAYLFYRLFYYISTFFIWIADFVLSKFFKTEGNQIHLFSRIELGNYITEQMSTVEEDEEVDSEIQIFQNALEFSGVKARDIMTPRTEIVDIDLFDTVDDLRALFIETGYSKIIISQNSLDDIVGYVHSFDLFKKPATIKSVLMTVEFVPETILIKDVLNLLIKKRKNIAVVLDEYGGTSGIITIEDIVEELFGEIEDEHDLDEELIEEELGEGKYLFSTRLDVEYLNETYKLLIPEEDSYGTLGGFIVNHTKEIPQKGDKIVIDKFHFSIEEASNKKIELVKLTIKE